In one window of Saccharomyces paradoxus chromosome VII, complete sequence DNA:
- the PEX4 gene encoding E2 ubiquitin-protein ligase peroxin 4 (Peroxisomal ubiquitin conjugating enzyme~similar to YGR133W), whose translation MSRITKEYKVILKTLASDDPIANPYRGIIESLNPIDETDLGKWEAMISGPSSTPYENHQFRLLIEVPASYPMTPPKISFKQNNILHCNVKSATGEICLDILKPEDWTPVWDLLHCVHAVWRLLREPVCDSPLDVDMGNIIRCGDLSAYQGIVRYFLAERERTRHH comes from the coding sequence ATGTCGAGGATCACGAAGGAATACAAAGTTATACTGAAAACATTGGCTAGTGATGACCCTATTGCCAACCCCTATCGGGGGATAATCGAGTCGCTCAATCCAATTGACGAAACTGACTTGGGCAAATGGGAAGCTATGATTTCTGGACCGTCAAGCACACCCTATGAAAATCACCAGTTTCGATTACTAATAGAAGTCCCTGCCTCCTATCCGATGACCCCACCAAAGATAAGTTTCAAACAGAACAATATATTGCACTGCAACGTAAAATCTGCAACGGGAGAAATATGTCTGGACATTCTTAAACCAGAGGACTGGACACCCGTATGGGATTTGTTACACTGCGTTCATGCTGTTTGGAGGCTCCTAAGGGAGCCTGTTTGTGATTCACCGCTCGACGTGGACATGGGGAATATCATTCGCTGTGGCGATCTAAGTGCGTATCAGGGGATCGTGAGGTACTTCCTAGCTGAAAGAGAACGGACCCGCCACCACTGA
- the CAF130 gene encoding CCR4-NOT core subunit CAF130 (Subunit of the CCR4-NOT transcriptional regulatory complex~similar to YGR134W): MTKKKVATNHIERQRLASEDSSVDSVRFQQFIPLQELLKEKNYVPSVENLERVLYDETMFNDQKVRFNLLLEALIITLFTTISGKSILQLIQSSTLKERKLWAQSFDNNNTNYASIVQSWKNNDMLLLKFLRFLLANKTTFLQIDRYNLAEYKLPLSFLIVSKINIPSVLLNEGYNLLKDYLYSITGRIECLIRCSSAFDRPAGVVRRILKDYDRMVECRNFNFWYSFNAENSVNLDFSDSISLLMDNDEDNVGSALDDSRFRNNNHQKQPKEAIISRTINDQEQIYSFELNQDGTLEIPNVMEHSLLRHELLFKVLNLTPVLTPLLELQFSTLCGLVDPLMQPTPNDKHIISIDFLFHLFLGLMSPSIKTSQKHNDHYDWKFYMCFNMQKIIDATMLRLNCFDFNILNSVNNSDNAVHWSTQLHKWLPHGLNTQDLELLYMIDILAVYTIYKLYEKIPIQLNPFLFSLISLWKNLSCVILLALEIDRIEEENGTYETPLMVRATIRGAAALRSVIATILNGLVKNNEHDFKHESLNTFMSPYGRKLCHGALYADLRSHTASLLALGASIEDVTDLFADLQSGDRFDEDIRYMFDYECEDYDESFSESEDGGLEGSVVNSREKIKSGNNNVFSRRRCNCIFNDDKLVAEDGANEAFESTSSETVQGRVHTNRDVMPNTATATSDRVGSLPNPLSVRSRSTFEFDYSGEDWRDVPRKFNMYYSPSYSFIHQPKLDVIFSLTLRGATEKLNREESMLLVRSVASCVRNEQDQMILADLGSNFTTISEIGEGKGSTETFKKDNEELRRTTPDDIYEIWSEESAFERMLNVNHDVAWRLMDEMLMCTGYRRILIWFLTHLELKHSLIYYVFELIMGLRGKPFSGEANDQDKKDDMIYEILKKKQKNEDASGLPFSRQGPIVLSDIETKMLLQEFFMNAAIFLSSKNNEEDDEDGEKVSLYSLGLVRLICYMVQTLIANDKFFFTKSECTFELQTLLMTWIGILPEAKDLFFKIKTRLAMEEDNSPGTIQHDDRKNLNTEKKLNTKPASELNVKLLNLFPSKPAERDDSSPINTLRSFITDYSFDTQVNPPGRKVVFYDGKILPLPKADKPIPLHEYITLAELDVGDIE; encoded by the coding sequence AtgacgaaaaagaaagttgcTACTAATCATATTGAAAGGCAAAGGTTAGCTAGTGAAGATTCATCAGTTGATTCGGTTCGTTTTCAGCAGTTTATTCCATTACAAGAGTTACtgaaggagaaaaattATGTTCCATCGGTAGAAAATTTGGAGAGGGTCTTATATGATGAAACCATGTTTAATGATCAAAAAGTACGCTTTAATCTATTGCTTGAGGCTCTCATAATTACGTTGTTCACGACAATTTCAGGGAAGTCAATTTTACAATTAATTCAAAGTTCTACtttgaaggaaagaaaactcTGGGCCCAGTCCTTTGACAATAACAATACCAACTACGCTTCCATAGTACAGAGTTGGAAAAATAACGATATGCTActcttaaaatttttaagaTTTTTGTTAGCAAATAAAACGAcctttcttcaaattgatCGGTACAACCTTGCAGAATACAAACTCCCGTTAAGCTTTTTAATTGTTTCGAAGATTAATATTCCGTCTGTATTACTCAATGAAGGGTATAACTTGTTAAAAGACTACTTGTATTCGATAACTGGCCGTATAGAGTGTTTGATAAGGTGCAGTTCCGCATTTGATCGACCTGCAGGTGTCGTCAGAAGGATCCTAAAAGATTATGATAGAATGGTAGAATGCCgaaattttaatttttggtATTCATTTAATGCTGAGAACAGTGTGAATCTTGATTTTAGCGATAGCATTAGCCTTTTAATGgacaatgatgaagacaaTGTTGGGAGTGCCCTTGACGATAGCCGTTTTAGGAACAATAATCATCAAAAACAACCGAAGGAGGCAATAATAAGTCGAACAATAAATGATCAGGAACAAATATATTCATTCGAGCTGAACCAAGATGGAACGCTTGAAATACCCAACGTCATGGAGCATTCTTTGCTGAGACATGAGCTTCTTTTTAAAGTATTAAACCTGACTCCGGTATTGACGCCATTGTTGGAACTGCAATTTTCTACATTATGTGGTTTAGTAGATCCGTTAATGCAGCCTACTCCCAATGATAAACATATTATATCGATAGACTTCCTTTTTCACCTGTTTTTGGGATTAATGTCCCCGTCAATCAAAACTTCTCAAAAACATAACGACCATTATGATTGGAAATTTTATATGTGCTTTAACatgcaaaaaattattgacgCTACTATGTTGAGGCTCAACTGCTTTGATTTTAATATACTAAACTCGGTAAACAATTCAGATAATGCAGTTCATTGGAGTACGCAACTTCACAAATGGCTACCACATGGTCTGAATACGCAAGATTTGGAATTACTTTATATGATTGATATACTGGCGGTATATACCATCTACAAACTGTATGAAAAAATACCGATACAACTAAACCCgttcttattttcattaatatcCTTATGGAAAAACCTATCCTGTGTTATACTTTTGGCCCTAGAAATTGATAGAattgaagaggaaaatggCACTTACGAAACGCCACTCATGGTTCGCGCCACAATTCGTGGAGCCGCAGCATTGAGATCTGTAATAGCTACTATCCTTAATGGATTAGTGAAGAATAATGAACACGATTTCAAGCACGAGTCCTTAAATACATTCATGTCACCCtatggaagaaaattgtgTCATGGTGCTTTATACGCCGATTTAAGATCACACACTGCATCTTTACTTGCGCTTGGAGCAAGCATCGAAGATGTTACAGATTTGTTTGCCGATTTACAGTCAGGCGATAGATTTGATGAGGATATTAGATACATGTTTGATTATGAATGTGAAGATTATGATGAATCCTTCTCCGAAAGCGAGGATGGAGGGTTGGAGGGAAGCGTTGTTAattcaagagaaaaaataaaatctgGCAATAATAATGTTTTCTCTCGGAGAAGGTGTAATTGCATCTTCAATGATGATAAATTGGTAGCAGAAGATGGCGCAAATGAAGCCTTTGAGTCAACAAGTAGCGAAACCGTACAAGGTAGAGTGCATACCAATAGGGATGTAATGCCTAATACCGCTACCGCCACTTCTGATCGTGTTGGTTCATTACCTAACCCACTTTCCGTTAGATCAAGAAGcacttttgaatttgactaCAGTGGGGAAGATTGGAGGGACGTTCCCAGAAAATTTAATATGTACTATTCACCATCGTATTCATTCATTCATCAGCCTAAGTTAGATGTCATATTTAGCTTGACTCTACGTGGCGCAACTGAAAAGTTGAATAGAGAGGAGTCCATGTTGTTAGTGCGTTCAGTTGCCTCGTGTGTAAGAAACGAGCAGGATCAAATGATTTTAGCAGATCTGGGGTCTAATTTTACCACTATAAGCGAGATTGGTGAAGGTAAAGGAAGTACCGAAACTTTCAAGAAAGATAATGAAGAGCTCAGAAGAACAACGCCGGATGATATTTATGAAATATGGTCTGAAGAATCTGCATTTGAAAGGATGCTAAACGTAAATCACGATGTCGCTTGGAGATTAATGGATGAAATGTTAATGTGCACCGGCTATAGGAGAATATTAATATGGTTCCTTACGCATTTAGAGTTAAAACATTCGTTGATATATTACGTTTTCGAATTGATAATGGGGTTGCGTGGAAAACCATTTTCAGGAGAAGCCAATGATCAGGATAAAAAGGACGATATGATATATGAaatcttgaagaaaaagcagaaGAACGAAGATGCTTCAGGACTTCCATTTTCAAGGCAAGGGCCTATCGTATTATCTGATATTGAGACCAAAATGCTACTTCAAGAGTTTTTTATGAATgctgctatttttttgtcatcAAAGAATAACgaagaggatgatgaagacgGCGAGAAAGTCTCTTTGTACTCTCTCGGTTTAGTTAGGTTGATCTGTTACATGGTGCAGACACTCATCGCGAACGacaagttttttttcaccaaatCAGAATGCACTTTTGAGCTGCAAACTTTACTGATGACGTGGATTGGTATCCTTCCCGAAGCCAAAgatttgttcttcaaaatcaaaacaagGCTCGCCATGGAAGAAGACAATAGTCCCGGTACTATACAGCACGATGACAGGAAAAACCTCAacacagaaaaaaagctaaaCACCAAGCCAGCTTCCGAACTGAATGTGAAATTGCTGAATTTGTTCCCCTCAAAGCCTGCAGAGAGGGATGATAGTTCCCCTATTAACACATTGCGTAGTTTTATTACTGATTACTCTTTCGACACGCAGGTGAACCCTCCAGGAAGAAAAGTGGTGTTTTACGATGGTAAGATTTTGCCATTGCCGAAGGCTGATAAGCCGATCCCACTTCATGAATATATAACACTCGCAGAGCTCGATGTGGGGGACATTGAGTGA
- the PRE9 gene encoding proteasome core particle subunit alpha 3 (Alpha 3 subunit of the 20S proteasome~similar to YGR135W) — translation MGSRRYDSRTTIFSPEGRLYQVEYALESISHAGTAIGIMASDGIVLAAERKVTSTLLEQDTSTEKLYKLNDKIAVAVAGLTADAEILINTARIHAQNYLKTYNEDIPVEILVRRLSDIKQGYTQHGGLRPFGVSFIYAGYDDRYGYQLYTSNPSGNYTGWKAISVGANTSAAQTLLQMDYKDDMKVDDAIELALKTLSKTTDSSALTYDRLEFATIRKGINSGEVYQKIFKPQEIKDLLVKTGITKKDEDEEADEDMK, via the coding sequence ATGGGTTCCAGAAGATACGATTCCAGGACAACAATTTTCTCCCCTGAGGGACGTCTCTACCAAGTTGAATATGCGTTAGAATCCATTTCACATGCCGGTACTGCAATTGGGATTATGGCATCTGATGGGATTGTTCTTGCTGCAGAACGTAAAGTCACAAGTACTTTACTGGAGCAAGACACCTCTACCGAAAAACTTTACAAGTTGAATGATAAAATTGCCGTTGCTGTTGCTGGATTAACCGCAGATGCTGAAATTCTGATAAATACGGCTAGAATTCATGCTCAAAACTACCTTAAAACCTACAATGAAGATATACCAGTAGAAATTTTGGTGAGAAGGTTAAGTGATATAAAACAAGGTTACACGCAACACGGCGGTTTAAGACCATTCGGTGTATCCTTTATCTACGCTGGATATGATGATAGATACGGTTACCAACTGTATACATCCAATCCATCAGGAAACTATACAGGTTGGAAAGCTATTAGTGTTGGTGCTAACACATCAGCAGCACAAACGCTACTTCAAATGGACTATAAAGATGATATGAAAGTTGATGATGCCATTGAACTGGCTTTGAAAACTTTATCCAAGACCACTGACAGTAGCGCGTTAACTTATGACAGATTGGAGTTTGCCACTATTAGAAAGGGTATTAATAGTGGGGAGGTGTATCAGAAGATTTTCAAGCCTCAAGAGATAAAGGATCTTTTGGTAAAGACTGGTATTACCAAGAaggacgaagatgaagaagctgATGAAGATATGAAATAA
- the LSB1 gene encoding Lsb1p (Negative regulator of actin nucleation-promoting factor activity~similar to YGR136W), with the protein MSTSLVNRSLKNIRNELEFLRESNVISGDTFDLINSKLPEKWDGNLGSPSNANTEEYVEALYDFEAQQDGDLSLKTGDKIQVLEKISPDWYRGKANNKVGIFPANYVKPAFTRSASLKSGEAALSSTVSRPTVPPPSYEPAPSQYPSQQVSAPYAPPAGYMQAPPPQQQQAPLPFPPPFTNYYQQPQQQYAPPSQQVPVEAQPQHSSGASSAFKSFGSKLGNAAIFGAGSAIGSDIVNSIF; encoded by the coding sequence ATGTCTACATCACTAGTGAATcgttcattgaaaaatataagaaATGAACTAGAGTTTTTAAGGGAATCGAACGTCATATCAGGTGACACCTTCGATTTAATAAACAGCAAGTTGCCTGAAAAATGGGATGGGAATCTAGGATCACCCAGCAATGCGAATACGGAGGAGTACGTTGAAGCTTTATATGACTTTGAAGCGCAACAAGATGGAGATCTGTCATTAAAAACAGGTGATAAAATACAAGTTTTAGAGAAAATTTCTCCAGATTGGTATAGAGGCAAGGCAAATAATAAGGTCGGAATATTCCCTGCGAACTACGTAAAACCTGCTTTTACGAGATCAGCCTCACTCAAATCTGGGGAAGCTGCTTTGAGCTCTACAGTTTCTCGTCCCACTGTTCCTCCTCCATCGTACGAACCTGCCCCCTCTCAGTATCCTTCACAGCAGGTTTCAGCACCTTATGCTCCTCCAGCAGGTTACATGCAAGCTCCGCCTccacagcaacagcaagCTCCTTTACCATTTCCTCCACCTTTCACTAACTACTATCAACAACCACAGCAACAGTACGCTCCACCTTCACAGCAGGTACCGGTGGAAGCACAACCACAACATAGTAGTGGAGCTAGTAGTGCATTCAAGAGTTTTGGTAGCAAATTGGGAAATGCGGCTATATTTGGTGCTGGTTCTGCTATTGGTAGTGATATCGTCAATAGCATCTTTTAG
- the TPO2 gene encoding spermine transporter (Polyamine transporter of the major facilitator superfamily~similar to YGR138C) → MSDQESVVSFNSQNTSMVDVEGQQPQQYVPAKTNSRTNQLKLTKTETVKSLQDLGVTSAAPVPDINAPQTAKNNIFPEEYTMETPSGLVPVATLQSMGRTASALSRTRTKQLNRTATNSSSTGKEEMEEEETEEREDQSGENELDPEIEFVTFVTGDPENPHNWPAWVRWSYTVLLSILVICVAYGSACISGGLGTVEKKYHVGMEAAILSCSLMVIGFSLGPLIWSPVSDLYGRRVAYFVSMGLYVIFNIPCALAPNLGCLLACRFLCGVWSSSGLCLVGGSIADMFPSETRGKAIAFFAFAPYVGPVVGPLVNGFISVSTGRMDLIFWVNMAFAGVMWIISSAIPETYAPVILKRKAARLRKETGNPKIMTEQEAQGVSMSEMMRACLLRPLYFAVTEPVLVATCFYVCLIYSLLYAFFFAFPVIFGELYGYKDNLVGLMFIPIVIGALWALATTFYCENKYLKIVKERKPTPEDRLLGAKIGAPFAAIALWILGATAYKHIIWVGPASAGLAFGFGMVLIYYSLNNYIIDCYVQYASSALATKVFLRSAGGAAFPLFTIQMYHKLNLHWGSWLLAFISTAMIALPFAFSYWGKGLRHKLSKKDYSIDSVEM, encoded by the coding sequence atgaGTGATCAAGAATCTGTTGTTTCATTCAACTCGCAAAATACCTCCATGGTGGATGTTGAGGGCCAACAGCCTCAACAGTACGTCCCCGCAAAAACCAATTCTCGTACAAATCAATTGAAGTTAACAAAGACTGAGACCGTCAAATCCTTACAGGATTTGGGTGTCACTTCAGCCGCTCCAGTGCCTGACATCAATGCACCACAAACTGCTAAGAATAACATCTTTCCTGAAGAATATACCATGGAAACTCCATCTGGACTGGTTCCAGTGGCCACCTTACAATCCATGGGTAGAACCGCTTCTGCCTTATCGCGTACTAGAACAAAACAATTGAACCGTACTGCTACTAATTCCTCATCCACGGGCAAGGAAGAAATGGAGGAGGAGGAAACTGAAGAACGTGAGGATCAGAGCGGTGAGAACGAGCTGGATCCGGAGATCGAATTCGTTACTTTTGTCACTGGTGATCCAGAAAACCCCCATAACTGGCCCGCATGGGTTCGTTGGAGTTACACCGTTCTGTTGTCCATTTTAGTTATTTGCGTTGCCTACGGGTCCGCTTGCATCAGTGGTGGGTTAGGAACCGTTGAAAAGAAGTACCATGTTGGTATGGAAGCCGCTATTTTATCATGTTCTTTAATGGTTATTGGGTTCTCACTGGGCCCTTTGATTTGGTCTCCTGTTAGTGATCTTTACGGTAGAAGGGTCGCCTACTTTGTCTCTATGGgtctttatgtcatcttcaacATTCCTTGCGCTTTAGCCCCCAATTTAGGTTGTCTTTTAGCTTGTAGATTTCTATGTGGTGTTTGGTCATCTTCAGGTCTATGTCTAGTTGGTGGGTCTATTGCCGATATGTTCCCAAGTGAAACAAGAGGTAAGGCCATTGccttctttgcttttgctCCTTATGTTGGTCCCGTCGTTGGCCCATTAGTTAACGGTTTTATTTCTGTTTCTACCGGCCGTATGGACCTGATCTTTTGGGTAAATATGGCCTTTGCAGGTGTTATGTGGATCATCTCCTCTGCCATTCCAGAAACATACGCTCCAGTCATCTTAAAGAGAAAGGCCGCTAGATTAAGAAAAGAGACTGGTAATCCTAAAATTATGACTGAGCAAGAAGCTCAAGGTGTCAGTATGAGTGAAATGATGAGAGCTTGTTTGTTAAGACCTCTATACTTCGCTGTCACTGAACCTGTTCTGGTCGCCACTTGTTTCTATGTGTGTTTGATTTACTCTCTATTATATGCGTTCTTTTTTGCCTTCCCTGTCATTTTTGGTGAATTATATGGCTACAAAGACAATCTTGTGGGTTTGATGTTTATTCCTATTGTTATTGGTGCTCTTTGGGCATTGGCTACAACTTTCTACTGTGAAAACAAGTACCTAAAAATTGTCAAAGAGCGTAAACCTACTCCTGAAGATCGTTTGTTGGGTGCCAAGATCGGTGCTCCATTTGCTGCCATTGCTCTTTGGATCTTGGGTGCCACCGCTTATAAACATATTATTTGGGTTGGCCCAGCTTCAGCTGGTTTAGCTTTTGGTTTCGGTATGGTGTTGATTTATTATTCATTGAATAATTACATTATTGATTGCTACGTCCAATACGCATCCAGTGCGTTGGCTACAAAGGTTTTCCTAAGATCTGCCGGTGGTGCTGCCTTCCCATTATTCACAATCCAAATGTATCACAAACTGAATTTACATTGGGGTTCTTGGTTATTGGCCTTCATCTCTACTGCTATGATTGCCTTGCCTTTTGCATTTTCTTACTGGGGTAAGGGTTTAAGACATAAATTGTCTAAGAAGGACTATTCCATCGACAGTGTTGAGATGTGA
- the CBF2 gene encoding Cbf2p (Essential kinetochore protein~similar to YGR140W), translating to MDVQQNQEAMSPEDKFQELVDSLKPRTAHQYKTYYTKYIQWCQLNQIIPTPEENSVNSVPYKDLPISAGLIHWFLLDTFITDDKSKKKREEGEDLDDEEENSFKIATLKKIIGSLNFLSKLCKVHENPNANIDTKYLELVTKLHTHWIDSQKAITTNETNNTNTQVLCPPLLKVSLNLWNPQTNHLSEKFFKTCSEKLRFLVDFQLRSYLNLSFEERSKIRFGSLKVGKTDKDAIIHHKTTYSTEKKDTPSHHQLIALLPQDCPFICPQTTLAAYLYLRFYGIPSVSKGDGFPNLNADENGSLLQDIPILRGKSLTTYPREETFSNYYTTVFRYCHLPYKRREYFNKCNLVYPTWDEDVYRTFFNQENHGSWLEQPGTFAFPDRIPFDFKKIMNFKSPYTSYPTNAKKDPLSPPKDLLVQIFPEIDEYKRHGYDGLSQDSKDFLELMDVLRERLLNNLPWIFKFFPNHDIFQDPIFGNSDFQSYFNDKTIHSKGSPILSFDILPGFNKIYKNKTNFYNLLIERPSQLAFSLSNNPDVHLPQKAESDGPSQITQVDTAHLNELLKQQSFEYVQFQTLSNFQILLSVFTKIFEKLEMKKSSRGYILHQLNLFKETLDERIKKSKIDDADKFMRDNQSIKKEENVVNGDGPNALRRTKRPKRIRLLSIADSSDESSTEDSNLFKKDTESIDSDGANEENEDENDSEMQEQLKSMINELINSKISTFLQDQMDQFELKINALLDKILEEKITRIIEQRFGSYARSFSALKRPQPHIAEEENVESDMDVSKRPRFSGRYAEPVKNNDDHQTMSSTASPPPEQDQETKNHTDEQAFMLDDSIDTIEGIILEWFTPNAKYANQCVHSMNKSGNKSWRANCETLYKERKSIVEFYIYLVNHESLDRYKAVDICEKLRDQNEGSFSRLAKFLRKWRHEHHNSFDGLLVYLSN from the coding sequence ATGGATGTACAGCAAAACCAAGAAGCTATGTCACCAGAGGATAAATTTCAGGAATTGGTAGATTCACTGAAGCCAAGAACTGCTCATCAGTACAAAACTTACTATACAAAGTACATACAATGGTGTCAGCTCAATCAAATTATACCGACACCGGAGGAGAATTCTGTAAATAGCGTCCCCTATAAAGATCTACCAATATCTGCTGGACTGATACATTGGTTTTTGTTGGACACATTTATAACCGATGATaagtcaaaaaaaaaaagagaagaaggagaagatCTTGATGACGAGGAGGAaaattcattcaaaatCGCCAcgttgaagaaaatcatcGGCAGTCTTAactttttatcaaaattgtGCAAAGTTCACGAAAATCCGAATGCTAATATAGACACGAAATATCTGGAATTAGTCACCAAGCTTCATACCCATTGGATAGATTCGCAAAAGGCAATAACTACTAATGAAACAAATAACACCAACACTCAAGTGCTGTGTCCACCCTTATTAAAAGTGTCTTTGAATTTATGGAACCCGCAAACGAACCATCTTTctgaaaagttttttaaAACTTGTTCCGAAAAGCTAAGATTCCTTGTGGACTTTCAATTGAGAAGCTATTTGAACctttcatttgaagaaagatcAAAGATACGATTTGGTTCCCTTAAGGTCGGTAAAACGGATAAAGACGCTATAATACATCATAAAACAACTTATTCaacggaaaaaaaagacacGCCAAGTCATCATCAACTCATCGCACTACTACCCCAAGATTGTCCGTTCATCTGCCCTCAGACTACATTGGCTGCATATTTGTATCTGAGGTTTTACGGCATACCATCTGTTTCGAAAGGTGATGGCTTCCCCAATTTGAATGCTGATGAGAATGGCTCACTTTTACAAGATATACCCATATTAAGAGGCAAGTCATTGACAACTTATCCCAGAGAGGAAACGTTTAGCAATTATTATACAACCGTGTTTAGATACTGCCACTTACCttataaaagaagagaatattTCAACAAATGTAACCTTGTTTACCCAACTTGGGATGAAGACGTTTATAGgacttttttcaatcaagAAAACCATGGAAGCTGGTTAGAACAACCTGGGACCTTTGCGTTCCCTGACAGAATACCATTTGAttttaagaaaattatGAACTTCAAATCGCCCTATACTTCCTACCCTACAAACGCTAAGAAAGACCCTTTGTCGCCTCCGAAGGATTTATTAGTTCAGATATTTCctgaaattgatgaataTAAAAGACATGGTTATGACGGTTTGTCTCAGGATTCAAAGGACTTTCTCGAATTAATGGACGTTTTACGAGAAAGACTGCTGAATAATCTGCCATggattttcaaatttttcccTAACCATGATATATTCCAGGatccaatttttggaaattctGATTTTCAATCATACTTTAATGACAAAACCATACATTCGAAGGGGTCTCCCATTCTATCATTCGATATATTACCGGGcttcaataaaatttataaaaataagacAAATTTTTACAATCTTCTAATAGAAAGACCTTCGCAGTTGGCGTTTTCTCTGAGCAATAATCCAGATGTACACCTTCCTCAAAAGGCAGAATCGGACGGACCATCACAAATCACTCAAGTTGATACTGCACATTTAAATGAACTATTGAAACAACAGAGTTTCGAATATGTTCAATTCCAAACACTATCtaatttccaaattttgtTGTCAGTATTtactaaaatttttgagaaattggagatgaaaaaatcttcaagaGGCTATATCCTACACCAGCTCAACTTATTCAAGGAAACCTTGGATGAAAGGATCAAGAAATCTAAAATTGATGATGCCGATAAATTCATGCGTGATAATCAATccattaaaaaagaagaaaacgttGTGAATGGAGATGGGCCAAATGCCCTAAGGCGAACAAAGAGGCCGAAACGAATTAGATTACTCTCAATTGCGGATTCCTCTGACGAGTCCTCCACAGAGGATTCGAATCTATTTAAAAAGGACACCGAATCCATCGATAGTGATGGTgcaaatgaagaaaatgaagacgAGAATGATTCTGAGATGCAAGAACAGTTGAAGTCTATGATAAACGAACTTATCAACTCCAAGATAAGCACTTTTTTACAGGATCAAATGGATCAATttgaattgaaaataaacgCTTTGTTAgataaaattcttgaagaaaaaatcactCGTATTATCGAGCAAAGATTTGGTTCCTACGCGAGATCATTTTCAGCTTTGAAGAGACCACAACCACACATCgcggaagaagaaaatgttgaatCTGATATGGATGTTTCTAAAAGACCTAGGTTTAGTGGTAGATACGCAGAGCctgtaaaaaataatgatgaccACCAAACCATGTCAAGTACGGCATCGCCACCTCCCGAGCAAGACcaagaaacaaagaatCATACTGACGAACAAGCGTTTATGCTGGACGATTCTATCGACACCATAGAAGGAATCATCCTCGAATGGTTCACTCCAAATGCTAAATACGCTAATCAATGTGTACACTCAATGAACAAATCAGGAAACAAGTCATGGAGAGCTAATTGCGAAACTTTATacaaggaaagaaaatcaatCGTTGAATTCTACATTTATTTAGTAAATCACGAGAGCCTCGACAGATACAAAGCGGTAGATATTTGCGAGAAATTACGAGACCAGAATGAAGGTTCATTTTCGCGCCTGGCAAAGTTCCTAAGGAAGTGGAGGCACGAGCATCACAATTCATTTGATGGACTGTTGGTATATTTATCTAACTGA